The Xiphophorus couchianus chromosome 18, X_couchianus-1.0, whole genome shotgun sequence DNA window gcctggcaggccaccaggctttacttgtgcctgcaccaggcttagcattgtttatttatttattttttgtcattgccttttttaagactacgtagttggtgtttaggtattaatcttccagtcttccaataACGCATGactatcaagtgatattttcaaatttcctgtcaactttttttaaaaatgtaactcaaaaacatggcggcCGGCTGGATGAATGACAGCCCTAACGCCCCAAGCTTTCTGGGTTAAACTCTATGTGATGATTCTATAATATAAGAGTTCTGCTTTCTGAGATTACTGGCAACATTCAAGTGTTTAGAGATGTACTAGCATTCAGTGCAGCGGTGCCTTTGTATATGAAACAACACGTTCCCGCCCCCTTGTGGAGCATCGCAATGCGCCTGCGCGGTGTAGTAGCCGGTTATGGCGGCCGTGCGTGTTTGTCCATGAGGTGGGGGACGCCTGCGGTCTGTGACACAGCAACCCGAGCGACTCGCCGCCATGGCCGGAGTGTTTGACATTGATCTGGACCAGCCGGAGGAAAATGTCTCCGACGACGAGAACGATGAGGTACTTTACCAGAGGCCGTCAGAGGAGAAACTCCCCGCCGTACGGTAGCTAGCTGCGTTAGCCTGGTCGTCTGCCAGCAGCCTCCGCAGGCCTGCAGGCTGCAGCGGCCGGGGCTGTCGGGGCCTCACAAACTGTTTGTTACTATTAGCATGGCcgcaaacacaacaaaacaagcgCCTTTCGTTTTTTATGGCACTGCAACCCGGTTCAGGAGTGAGTTTTATGCGTTGTTGAAGCTGTCAGCGTTGCTGTCACGCAGGGGTTGTGCAAAACATCCTTACTTGGCCAAAGGTGCAGCAGTGATAAATGTGGCTCCGTGTGCAACAGTTTATTTTGGCAAAATGTGACAGAGTGGGACTGTGTGGGCTGAGGACTGGCTGCCCGGTAGCTTGTGTTTATACAGGGATAGGAAACCAGCTATTGCAGAGTTTTAGAGCACAAATTGATCTCTATTTAAATCGTCAGTCATGTCTTGTCCAGCCGTCTAAGCCAAAAAGTGTGACATTGTTTGTAAAAAGTtgttaaatgtcatgtttatttttcattgagaTGAAAATAAGGCTAAAGTTTAGCATTATGAATGTTTACCTAGTATGCACTGTCTCACATCAGCTCATGTTTATGTGATTCTCTATgaggaaaataatcagaatcagtcaatataaacatttaaaacatagaTGTGAAGAATATGGTATGGTAACTTTTTTTGCTTCACATAGAaaataatcttttgttttttttctaaaagtatcTGTTATGGTGCATCAACTACTTCACAGTGAAATTGCATAGAGCCaaacttttaacaaaagttttaaaatgccCCCATGATTTTATAGCCCAgaaaataatatacatttttgataaAGTAAGTATTTAATGTCTCCTTTGCTGATCAGTGTTCTGCTCTTCCTACCAGACTCAAAACATTGACATCATGGATCAGTGCAGTGGGTTTGAGTTGTAAGTATTCAGTTTTGTCACCGCTTTTAAAATGGTCCAGATAAGAAGCCTAATTCTTtacatttctctctctgcagcaaTATGGACGACTGTGAGAAAATCGAGATCTCCGAGGACAACGTCAATCAGGGGACGGAGAACATCAGACCAGAGTGCTTTGAGCTGCTGCGGGTGCTCGGAAAAGGCGGCTATGGAAAGGTATGGAGTCCAGTGAACATGCCGTTTGTCTGAGCGGCTTGTGTGGTGAATTATTTTGCCTCTATAATGTTATGCTGACccatgttttttcccccaaattgCCTGTGTGACTATTCCGAACacttaatttatcttttttccttGCTCTGCAGGTTTTCCAAGTTCGGAAAGTTGTCGGAGCTGCAGCCGGCAAAATATTTgccatgaaagttttaaaaaaggtatttaatttttttcttttgcagtctGTCTCTGAGTTGTATGTTAGCAAAAGCGCAGATACAGTTTTGGTTATGTAACCACGCTGTTTGCTTTATAAATTAACATTATATTGCTTCTGTCTGCACATATGGGCTGCTGCTGAAGTCAGTGGTGGGGTAAGATTTCACTGCTAGTTGGTAGACAGccagctgctctgctgcagccTCGGCTCTTTAAACGCTCCGCTCGAGCCCATTAGGTCCAGCTTCATGTTGGAGGGATTGCCTTCCACGACCTCGGTGACACATTAAAGAGCTGCTACACGCTCGGGCAGTTTTGGTGGCAAAACCTAACAGTGGAAAGCATAAATGGCATTTTCGGTAAAGATCTGATAGAGGCTCACAAACGTGGCGCGTGTGAAATTTTAAGTTTGTCCAGACTTGTCTAAAAATTCCCAGGGACAAACACTGAATTTATAGCGGAAGTGAAGCTTCTCAACTGAGCttcataatgtttttcttagttttccGGCAGTTTTGTGTTGCTTATAATGTGTTTGTGTAGTAAAAATAAGAACTTTAATCCATTGccctctgggtgtgtgtgtattttgtgaATTTGGCTGAAAATTCAGAATAAGAGCATCAACCCTAATGTTGCTGCCGCCACAGCTCTGAACGCTCGCTGCTGAGACGACAGAGCTGTTGACAGGCAGCTCGTTAGCTGTCAGACAGAAGTGTTTAGCAAACAGAAGTGAGGAAagcagcagagagcagaggcTGTCGACAGATGAAAATTTAGGACACTCTGGACTTGCACATCTCCAAAAAGAGGCTGCAGAGGCCTGGCAAGGAGCCACTCTGGGGTGTCAGAACCAGGATGCATTTAAAAGATGAATCCTGTCTCAGGCCACAGcttcacaacttttttttttttttggaaaagtcAACCTCTGTCTCATCAAAAATGCTGTGATACCTGTGCTGTCCTGTCATAGATTCTTTGATAATTCTTTAACTCAcagttaaaatttaattaaaacagccAGAACAACAATATCAACAGATGGTAGACCTCCATAGAGAGAAATTACGAGCTTGTGAAAACAGGACGTTACCGCTTGTAGCAATTTCTGCATCAACAGATGGAGTTTTTATAATGATcactttgcaaaatgtttttaaaaaaatctgctcatgcaaaataaaactcagcatGTGAACGGGAGGCACTAACACAGAAGAGGAGAATGGGAGACAACGTTTAATCCATTTAGTTTGCAATAGAAATTATCCAGTGGCCATGCTGCAGTGTGTGTATCAtcttacatttctttatataattaatatttttattgtttttttttctgattttatttccctGTGCTTCCGGCCTCCAGGCTATGATTGTACGTAACGCTAAGGACACGGCTCATACCAAGGCAGAGAGGAACATTCTGGAGGAAGTGAAGCATCCCTTCATCGTTGATCTCATCTACGCCTTCCAGACGGGAGGGAAGCTCTATCTCATCCTGGAGTACCTCAGTGGTCTgtaacactaaaaaaaaaccaaaacgcAACACATCAGACctgctatttttgtttttaaacatatcaTCTATAACATTTTACTCTTGTAAATGAGTCTAAGTTTGTATACATGTATTAATAATGTTTCTGTGACATCAGTTGCTTGcaaccattttattttcagcttcagtgtaaacagagaaaacagaagtACTCAGAGTACATATTGTTCCTGGACAACAATCTTACGCTGTCTCTTTCAATGGCAGATTAATGCAGCTTGAATTAATAATGCGTTTCATAGAGGAAGATGCATTTGCAGCTCATAGGctgggttttgtttgtgttgttgcttCCGAAACAGTTTACTTTTTGGATCGTTTTAGAACTTGTATGTTACTTATTTTAGATGCATAAAGATGTTGTTCTGCTGTGCAGGAGGAGAGCTCTTCATGCAGCTGGAGAGAGAGGGCATCTTCATGGAAGACACAGCCTGGTGAGGATGGTTTGGCATCAGATGTCAGTCATCAACTGTTGACAtcattattgattttattttattttttcccattctTCTGTTTTGCATCATCTGGCAGAAAGTTGCCTGTTAAGATTCTTACTTGGCCAAGCAAGTTGTCATGTAGAAGTGTTAATCCAACCTGCAGTAACAACCTCTTACTGGAaaatttaagtcaaataaatttgagtACGTTTATTCAATATTCTGTAATAATTAAGTGGTTGTTTTGATGCGTCAGGAAAAAGCATTTTTGGTGCTGCTGATCAGAATAAGATTCAGCTCCTCAGCAACAAATACTCCAGCTGGATTTCATGTCAAACAAAATGTCTGCTGTTGGGGATACTAGAGGATCTGTGATGAAATGGGTCAATATTGGGTTAGCTTGTTAAACATCATGGCATCATGAACTCCTTGAAACTCCAAGACATTTTAGTCTTTCAAAATGATTATGATGGCCAAATTGGATATGGTTCAGCAGGAACAAAATGAACTTTCCTCTGAGACGATGTAATTTTTCTGACATGAAGCTGATGGAGAACGTTAGGTGAGCTGGAGAGAAACGAGCATCAGGGGGAACACTGCAgtctggatgagctgcagagattgTGTAAAGATAACTGGTCAAAGATCGTTCTCTCTGTATGCGCCATTCTGGTGAAACGAGAAGACTGATGCCTCGTTTCCACCGAGCGGTGCGGCTCAGATTGGTTCCATACACAGATTACGCTCTGGCGTATTCAGGGGTGCGAACCGACCCGCATCAACCAAATGAGGCACAAGTGTTGTCCTTTTGGCAAGTTTTAACACTATGGGTGCCAATAGCATCtgatatttagtttgaaacgaTTGATTATAAATTCAGTACTGTGTTTAGACCGGAAGAGATGCAACAGTCCTTCTTGCTTTCATGTCACATTGTTGTGATGTTTGGTGTGATATTATTAGCTTTGAagcataattttatttagtcttttgTTGCTTGTAGTTTTTACCTCGCAGAGATCTCCATGGCTCTGGGTCATCTGCACCAAAAAGGCATCATCTACCGAGACCTGAAGCCTGAGAACATCATGCTCAACAGCCAAGGTCTGTCCGTCCTGGATGATGCGTAATATTTAGAGCCTTTTGAAGTATTCATGCTtcttgatattttaattttttttacatgacaacTACAGacttcaatttatttcagcagGATTTTAAGTGACAGACCAGCACCGACTGGACATGAGACGAGACAAAGTATTTGTGCTTCAGTGAtcaaacattttgctttagttttaaattaaaaaactattttccccATTTGCCACACACCTGATTTAAATTAATGGGTAATCAATGGATGGGGTCATTTGAATTAGGTGTGCTGGAGCAGAGCTACATCTAAGACCTGCAGGACCTGGATTAAGAACtgctggcctagtcaaagtcctgccctaaatttaataaaacttcTGAGTCaagtaataaatatttgctAGAAATGCTTTCTATCAAATTTAGCCCATCTGTTGAACTATCTTAAAAAGCTACAATTCTCTTAGACGCTTTTAACCCCCAAATATCTACAGctttaattgttttacaaaGTATTAATTCTCTTGCGTTGAGTAGAAATGCATTCTTCagattatattaataaaaagtgaTGAAAACCATGTCTCTCTTTGactaatttgaattttagtaatataaagtgataaaaacataaaaaaaacttcacacaACGTGGCAAacttcaaggggtgtgaatacttttcaaatcaaagttttatttaatgctgAGCTTCCAGCAGGTGTAATTAATCCATGCAAATGTTGGTATCTAAATATTTCTTGATTTTCCTCCAGGTCACGTAAAACTTACCGACTTCGGTCTTTGTAAAGAATCCATTCATGACGGGACGGTCACTCACACTTTCTGTGGAACCATCGAATACATGTAGGTGTTTTTTCTGGGACCTCTGACCCAGCTGCACTCTTCATCACTAACGGCCTCGGATGCTGTGGGCTGTCTGTGCTTCAGGGCTCCAGAGATCTTGATGAGGAGCGGCCACAACAGAGCGGTGGACTGGTGGAGTCTGGGCGCTCTGATGTACGACATGCTCACAGGAGCGGTCAGTGAAACGCACtcagtttcattattattgttgtgaATCAACATAGGTATTGTCTTAATAACTCTGGTCTTTCCTCTCTAATTGTAGCCCCCCTTCACAGGTGAGAACCGGAAAAAGACCATTGATAAAATCCTGAAGTGTAAGCTGAGCCTCCCACCCTACCTCACACAGGAAGCAAGGGATCTCCTGAAACGGGTACGGTCTCCTGCGTTTGCTTGAAGCCGATTATTTGCCCTGCTGGTTTTCTCTTAACGTTTGGCCGCTGCTTGAACAGCTGCTGAAGAGAAATGCTTCGTCGCGGCTTGGAGCCGGAGCAGGAGACGCCACAGATGTGCAGGTGAGAGCAGTAGATGCAAAAGAATATTCTCAAACTTCAGCCGGTTGTTACGAAATTTGTTGTGAAACCAACttgtttaaattataatttttttgtgtgttcaaTAGGCTTATCCTTTCTTTCGACACATCAATTGGGAAGATCTACTGGCCCGGAAAGTGGAGCCTCCCTTCAAACCTGTCCTTGTAAGTGAAACCATAAGCAGACATTCATTACCTTTTGGTATTTGGTGGGATGTTTTGCTAATGTGCCTAAATAACGCTACGTTAGAGACTGAGGTCCAGGAAAACAGCCAAGCCTTCTACTGTGTCGGATCATCTCCTGCTTGCTTTGGCTGAAACCTCTCATGTTGCTGTAATCCCAAACTTGTGTTTCCTCTCTGATCTGGCCAGCAATCAGCGGATGACGTGAGTCAGTTCGACTCGAAGTTCACCAGCCAGACTCCGGTGGACAGCCCTGACGACTCCACCCTCAGCGAGAGCGCAAATCAAGCCTTCCTGGTAATACCTGAAGACGCTTAACTTCACTTCTACCTTGTTTAGTAGCAAGTTTAATCTGAACTATTAAAGATGCAGTGATTCCACTTTATTTATTCCAGTGTaagtttttcacaatttgtcacattacagccataAACTCCAATTCCTTTGCACTTGTATTTTACTGGATAGAAGGAAaaggattttaaatattttgtttattgtgaatatatacaaaaaaatgtaaaaagtgtgaCGGGTATATGTAGTCAGGCCCCtactcttaaataaaatcctgtgcaGCACTACTTGCTAAATGGTAGCAAGTAGTGGCATGAAAAACAtgccaagctttgaacatctgaTTCAGTACTGCTCAAACAACCAACGGCAAAATGGAAAGAGtctggcacaactgcaaacctaccaaacAGCTAAACTAAAGCTAGCTATATTGTAAACAATATTACAACTACCAGTCGGTTCGAAATCGAtctaaatgcaaaacatttaatgcCTGTGTGTGTAAAGCCGCAGCGATGTGCGTCACCTTGAACACACCACTCCCCTCTCTGGAACATGGCCATGGCAGCATCATGTGACGATGTTGTCGTACTAAGAGGACTCCAGCAACACTCGACGTTCTGAGAAAATTGTGACAGCTTGTGGATTATTTTCTGGGACAGGGCAGTGGATTAGGATTGGTGAGGAGCTGGATGGAGCTAAACGCAGAAtgatcctggaagaaaacatgttcaaaGCTGCAAAAGATTTGAGACTGGAGCAGAGAGTTggcttccagcaggacaatgtcTCTGAAGATCAGCTCCGAGCTACATTAGGGATCTCAAGCTCTAGTCCGCGTCAAGTCAAGAGTCATTATCAGAACCCTCTTGAACTTGATTGGATTTTTGGAACAATGACCcgtctaaaaaataaaaacatttacatgtgtTAAAatagcccagtcaaagtccagagatAAATTCACCTGAAAATCAATTTACAAATTTATGTCcagatcccccccccccaaaaatccaACTGCTAAATTCTACTAAACATTTTAGCATCCATAGATGTAAACAGCTAGaagagaaatgataaaaatcacTTGCAGGTGTAGTTGCAGTGAAAggatataaattaaaaaaatatgaaatgcttcttggatttttattggtaaaaatTTGCAAACCTTCTGTGATTTCCCTTCACATTTATTCGCTCTGTTGTGTTTGTCTTCCCAATGGGATGCATCTGAAGTGTGTGGTTGGAATGTTGCAATATGTGGATAGTTGATTGCAAGGCATTCTGCAAACAGGATTGTTGCTCAGCAggtaaatgtaacaaaaaatgaCCATAAAAGACAAATGATGTGAAGTTGTTGACACTTTCTGTATGTTTGTGCTGTATAATTGCGTTAAGATTAAACCTAGAAATGTCACAATAAGAGCCCAGAAAAGTATGGAAGTTTGGGGaaagttgtgcaaaaaaaaaatctccataaTTAAAAGGTGCGTTCcttgtttccttcctttgtGGTTTTCCCAGGGCTTTACATACGTCGCGCCATCAGTTCTGGAAAACATCAAGGAGAAGTTTTCCTTCGAGCCAAAGATCCGCTCCCCTCGGCGCATCATGGACAGCCCAAGGACTCTTCTGAGGTTTGTCGGCTGGTTTGCAGCAGATCTGATGTGAACTGATTATTTGCATGACACATTAACCGGTAGTCTCTACTTCCCTCTCAGCCCGGGCTGGTCTCGCAGTCCCCTCATCCCCGGCGTGGGACGGAGCgtcctcccctctcctctgGAGCAGCCCATGGATCTGTCCACCGCAGAGCAGATGGACATCACTAGTAGCTCTGAGGCCTCGGCCCCCCTCCCCATCCGACAGCCTGCGGGGGTCAACCTCGCCCAGATGAAGCAGCAAACCTTCCCTGTCGTGGCCAAACGGCCTGAGCATCTACGTATGAACCTATGACCCCTGACTTTATTTCTTCTCCCTCTGGTTtggtgatatttttttaaaggcaaagAAACAGGAACATATGCTAGAGACAATGAGAATCCAAACTTCTTGCACATCTGCACACCACATGTACTGTCACAACCTGGAGTGTGCTCTTGGGGCCGACACTACGGCAGACTACAGTTCAGTGCTGAAGGTGATGTCATCGCCTCGCCACCTCAGGTCTGTCGACCTCCCGCCTCCGGCGATCATTTCTCACACTTAAGGTATGATTGGAACTGAGACGCAGTCAGTCTGCTGGACTTTAAGATATCCAAAGTGCTTTGATCTCTTGTAGTCGACACCAGTAAGCTCTACTGGATGGATTACTGA harbors:
- the rps6kb1b gene encoding ribosomal protein S6 kinase beta-1, translated to MAGVFDIDLDQPEENVSDDENDETQNIDIMDQCSGFEFNMDDCEKIEISEDNVNQGTENIRPECFELLRVLGKGGYGKVFQVRKVVGAAAGKIFAMKVLKKAMIVRNAKDTAHTKAERNILEEVKHPFIVDLIYAFQTGGKLYLILEYLSGGELFMQLEREGIFMEDTACFYLAEISMALGHLHQKGIIYRDLKPENIMLNSQGHVKLTDFGLCKESIHDGTVTHTFCGTIEYMAPEILMRSGHNRAVDWWSLGALMYDMLTGAPPFTGENRKKTIDKILKCKLSLPPYLTQEARDLLKRLLKRNASSRLGAGAGDATDVQAYPFFRHINWEDLLARKVEPPFKPVLQSADDVSQFDSKFTSQTPVDSPDDSTLSESANQAFLGFTYVAPSVLENIKEKFSFEPKIRSPRRIMDSPRTLLSPGWSRSPLIPGVGRSVLPSPLEQPMDLSTAEQMDITSSSEASAPLPIRQPAGVNLAQMKQQTFPVVAKRPEHLRMNL